The following are encoded in a window of Megalobrama amblycephala isolate DHTTF-2021 linkage group LG19, ASM1881202v1, whole genome shotgun sequence genomic DNA:
- the ppfia1 gene encoding liprin-alpha-1 isoform X5 codes for MMCEVMPTISEAEVGGNGSALGSGSPVQTDSEGHFESLMVSMLEERDRLLDTLRETQENLCVTQSKLHEISHERDSLQRQLNSALPQEFAALTKEVNMCREQLLEREEEIAELKAERNNTRLLLEHLECLVSRHERSLRMTVVKRQAQSPAGVSSEVEVLKALKSLFEHHKALDEKVRERLRVALERCSVLEEQLTASHKELAFVKEQSSQRKVFMDGSAEVNHSSDDAPNTNGKQRLSDVSLGPEEDCGKNGDLQEAMDRQSKELLHMKERVATLSSRVAELEEDLDTARKDLIKSEDVNSRLQRDIRESLAQKEDMEERITTLEKRYLAAQREATSVHDLNDKLENEIANKDSLFCQVEEKSRQLQERLELAEQKLQQTLRKAETLPEVEAELAQRVVALTKAEERHGNVEERLRQMEAQLEEKNQELLRARQREKMNEEHNKRLSETVDKLLSESNERLQLHLKERMSALEDKNALIRDLEHTKKLIEEAHHEKEQLLIQIETMRAEHERGRSRSNSLLHHGRSHASGTPDFRYPVSVSSAMDSHYSGALVLRRPQKGRVSALRDEPSKVQTLDEQEWDRLQQANVLANVAHAFESDMDMSDVEDDRETVFSSMDLLSPAGQADAQTLALMLQEQLDAINNEIRMIQEEKENTTLRAEEIESRVGSGDDLGGRFRSLASLPPSFHGSSHGEASPPGSGHSTPRRPSRSPSRELDRMGVMTLCAQDDKATIRCETSPPSTPSSIRLHKGALHTASHEDIRDVRGAGLQDGAGSNPSSSNSSQDSLNKGAKKKSIKVSIGRLFAKKEKSRPNPVGKESPVPVPAGTPDGSGSPDAMTLGKLGGPAEKNRKLQKNPNSGHELLEEACRQGLPFAQWDGPTVVVWLELWVGMPAWYVAACRANVKSGAIMSALSDTEIQREIGISNPLHRLKLRLAIQEIMSLTSPSAPPTSRTSSGNVWLTHEEMESLAATPLTEDEEGGWAQTLAYGDMNHEWIGNDWLPSLGLPQYRSYFMESLVDARMLDHLTKKDLRSQLKMVDSFHRNSFQCGVMCLRRLNYDRKDLERRREESQVEVKDVLVWTNERVVSWVQAIGLKDYASNLLESGVHGALIALDESFDHNALALLLQIPTQCTQARALLEHEYGHLIAAGTERRLEEDDDKNFRRAPSWRKKFRPKDVRGMSVSASDTLPASFRVSAGDTALLAKKPQLDGGVSGVQRLDSAAVRTYSC; via the exons ATGATGTGCGAGGTGATGCCCACCATCAGCGAGGCGGAGGTCGGCGGTAACGGAAGCGCTCTGGGCTCCGGCTCTCCCGTGCAGACGGACTCTGAGGGCCACTTTGAGTCTCTGATGGTGTCTATGCTGGAGGAGAGAGACCGGCTGCTGGACACGCTCAGAGAGACGCAGGAGAACCTGTGTGTGACGCAGAGCAAACTACACGAGATCAGCCACGAGCGAGACTCGCTGCAGAGACAGCTCAACAGCGCACTGCCACAG GAATTTGCTGCTCTTACGAAGGAAGTGAATATGTGTCGAGAGCAGCTGCTGGAGCGAGAGGAGGAGATCGCCGAGCTCAAAGCAGAAAGAAACAACACGCGC TTGTTGCTGGAGCATCTGGAGTGTCTGGTGTCTCGTCATGAGCGCTCCCTGAGAATGACCGTAGTGAAGCGTCAGGCGCAGTCTCCCGCCGGCGTCTCCAGTGAGGTGGAAGTGCTCAAAGCTCTCAAATCTCTCTTTGAGCACCACAAAGCCCTGGACGAGAAG GTGCGGGAGCGTCTGCGCGTGGCTCTGGAGAGATGCAGCGTGCTGGAGGAACAGCTGACCGCCTCTCATAAAGAG CTGGCGTTTGTTAAGGAGCAGAGCAGTCAGAGGAAGGTGTTTATGGACGGATCAGCAGAAGTGAATCACAGCTCTGATGACGCACCAAACACTAATGGCAAG CAGCGCTTGTCAGACGTCTCTCTGGGTCCAgaggaggattgtgggaagaACGGGGACCTGCAGGAGGCGATGGACAGACAGAGTAAAGAGCTCCTGCACATGAAGGAGCGTGTGGCGACTCTGAGCAGCCGCGTCGCTGAGCTGGAGGAGGACCTGGACACGGCCCGCAAAGACCTCATCAAGTCAGAGGACGTCAACAGCCGCCTGCAGAGAGACATACGCGAG TCTCTGGCTCAGAAGGAGGACATGGAGGAGAGAATCACCACGCTAGAGAAGCGCTACCTGGCGGCTCAGAGGGAAGCCACGTCTGTCCACGACCTCAACGACAAACTGGAGAACGAGATCGCCAACAAGGACTCTCTGTTCTGCCAG GTGGAGGAGAAGAGCCGGCAGCTGCAGGAGCGACTGGAGCTGGCCGAGCAGAAGCTGCAGCAGACCCTACGCAAGGCAGAGACGCTGCCCGAGGTGGAGGCAGAGCTGGCGCAGAGGGTCGTGGCTCTCACTAAG GCGGAGGAGCGTCATGGGAACGTGGAGGAGCGTCTCAGACAGATGGAGGCGCAGCTGGAGGAGAAGAACCAGGAGCTGCTCAGG GCGCGTCAGCGagagaagatgaacgaagagcACAACAAGCGTCTGTCGGAGACGGTGGACAAGCTGCTGTCCGAGTCCAACGAGAGGCTGCAGCTGCACCTGAAGGAGCGCATGTCTGCGCTGGAGGACAAG AACGCTCTGATCCGGGACCTGGAGCACACGAAGAAGCTGATCGAGGAGGCTCATCACGAGAAG GAGCAGCTGCTCATCCAGATCGAGACCATGAGGGCGGAGCACGAGAGGGGCCGCAGCAGGAGCAACTCTCTGCTGCATCATGG GCGTTCTCATGCGAGTGGCACGCCTGATTTTAGGTACCCGGTGTCTGTGTCGTCAGCGATGGACAGTCACTACAGCGGCGCGCTGGTGCTCAGACGACCCCAGAAGGGCCGTGTGTCTGCGCTCCGAGACGAACCCTCCAAG GTGCAGACGCTGGACGAGCAGGAGTGGGATCGGCTGCAGCAGGCTAATGTTCTGGCTAACGTGGCTCACGCGTTTGAGAGCGATATGGACATGTCAGACGTGGAAGATGACAGAGAAACGGTCTTCAGCTCCATGGACCTTCTGTCTCCTGCTGGACAGGCAGACGCTCAGACTCTCGCCCTGATGCTGCAGGAGCAGCTGGACGCCATTAACAACGAGATACG GATGATACAGGAGGAGAAGGAGAACACGACGCTGAGAGCCGAGGAGATCGAGAGCCGTGTGGGCAGCGGAGACGATCTGGGCGGCCGCTTCCGCTCCCTGGCGTCCCTCCCGCCCTCCTTCCACGGTTCATCTCACGGCGAGGCCTCGCCGCCCGGATCGGGTCACTCCACGCCCCGCCGGCCGTCCCGCAGCCCCAGCCGAGAGCTGGACCGCATGGGGGTCATGACCCTG tgtgctCAGGACGATAAAGCCACTATCAGATGTGAGACGTCTCCTCCGTCCACCCCGTCCTCCATCAGACTCCATAAAGGAGCGCTGCACACCGCCAGCCACGAGGACATCAGAGACGTGCGCGG cgcCGGGCTGCAGGACGGAGCGGGCAGTAATcccagcagcagcaacagcagtcAGGACTCGCTCAACAAGGGCGCCAAGAAGAAAAGCATCAAGGTCTCCATCGGCCGTCTGTTCGCAAAGAAGGAGAAGAGTCGACCCAATCCTGTGGGAAAAGAGTCTCCTGTCCCAG TGCCGGCAGGAACGCCTGACGGAAGCGGCTCACCGGACGCCATGACGCTCGGCAAACTGGGCGGCCCTGCAGAGAAGAACAGAAAACTGCAGAAGAA CCCAAACTCAGG ACATGAACTGCTGGAGGAAGCCTGTCGGCAGGGTCTGCCGTTCGCTCAGTGGGACGGACCCACCGTCGTGGTGTGGCTCGAG CTGTGGGTCGGGATGCCCGCGTGGTACGTGGCAGCGTGCCGTGCCAATGTGAAGAGCGGTGCCATCATGTCCGCCCTGTCCGACACCGAGATTCAGCGTGAGATTGGCATCAGCAACCCTCTTCACCGCCTCAAACTACGTCTTGCTATTCAGGAGATCATGTCGCTCACGAGCCCGTCGGCGCCACCTACCTCCAGAACG TCTTCTGGGAATGTCTGGCTCACGCATGAGGAGATGGAGAGTTTGGCCGCCACGCCGCTCACG GAGGACGAGGAGGGCGGCTGGGCCCAG ACTCTGGCCTACGGCGACATGAATCACGAATGGATTGGTAACGACTGGCTGCCGAGCCTCGGCTTACCTCAGTACCGCAGTTACTTCATGGAGTCGCTGGTAGACGCTCGTATGCTGGATCATCTGACCAAAAAAGACCTCCGCAGTCAGCTCAAAATGGTGGACAGTTTCCATAG gaACAGTTTTCAGTGCGGTGTGATGTGTTTGAGACGACTGAACTACGACAGAAAGGACCTTGAGCGAAGACGTGAGGAGTCACAGGTTGAAGTCAAAG ATGTGCTGGTGTGGACGAACGAGCGCGTGGTCAGCTGGGTTCAGGCCATCGGCTTAAAGGACTACGCCAGCAACCTTCTGGAGAGCGGTGTTCATGGAGCGCTCATCGCCTTAGACGAGTCCTTCGACCACAACGCCTTGGCTCTGCTTCTGCAGATCCCTACGCAGTGCACACAG GCGAGAGCGTTACTGGAGCACGAGTACGGTCACCTGATAGCCGCGGGAACAGAGAGGAGACTGGAAGAG GATGACGACAAGAACTTCCGCCGCGCGCCGTCCTGGAGGAAGAAGTTTCGCCCCAAAGACGTGCGCGGGATGAGCGTGAGCGCCTCTGACACGCTGCCTGCGAGCTTCAGGGTGAGCGCCGGAGACACCGCCCTGCTGGCTAAGAAACCGCAGCTGGACG GCGGCGTGAGCGGAGTTCAGCGTCTGGACTCGGCCGCAGTCAGAACATACTCCTGCTGA
- the ppfia1 gene encoding liprin-alpha-1 isoform X6, which translates to MMCEVMPTISEAEVGGNGSALGSGSPVQTDSEGHFESLMVSMLEERDRLLDTLRETQENLCVTQSKLHEISHERDSLQRQLNSALPQEFAALTKEVNMCREQLLEREEEIAELKAERNNTRLLLEHLECLVSRHERSLRMTVVKRQAQSPAGVSSEVEVLKALKSLFEHHKALDEKVRERLRVALERCSVLEEQLTASHKELAFVKEQSSQRKVFMDGSAEVNHSSDDAPNTNGKQRLSDVSLGPEEDCGKNGDLQEAMDRQSKELLHMKERVATLSSRVAELEEDLDTARKDLIKSEDVNSRLQRDIRESLAQKEDMEERITTLEKRYLAAQREATSVHDLNDKLENEIANKDSLFCQVEEKSRQLQERLELAEQKLQQTLRKAETLPEVEAELAQRVVALTKAEERHGNVEERLRQMEAQLEEKNQELLRARQREKMNEEHNKRLSETVDKLLSESNERLQLHLKERMSALEDKNALIRDLEHTKKLIEEAHHEKEQLLIQIETMRAEHERGRSRSNSLLHHGRSHASGTPDFRYPVSVSSAMDSHYSGALVLRRPQKGRVSALRDEPSKVQTLDEQEWDRLQQANVLANVAHAFESDMDMSDVEDDRETVFSSMDLLSPAGQADAQTLALMLQEQLDAINNEIRMIQEEKENTTLRAEEIESRVGSGDDLGGRFRSLASLPPSFHGSSHGEASPPGSGHSTPRRPSRSPSRELDRMGVMTLPSDLRKHRRKCAQDDKATIRCETSPPSTPSSIRLHKGALHTASHEDIRDVRGAGLQDGAGSNPSSSNSSQDSLNKGAKKKSIKVSIGRLFAKKEKSRPNPVGKESPVPVPAGTPDGSGSPDAMTLGKLGGPAEKNRKLQKNPNSGHELLEEACRQGLPFAQWDGPTVVVWLELWVGMPAWYVAACRANVKSGAIMSALSDTEIQREIGISNPLHRLKLRLAIQEIMSLTSPSAPPTSRTEDEEGGWAQTLAYGDMNHEWIGNDWLPSLGLPQYRSYFMESLVDARMLDHLTKKDLRSQLKMVDSFHRNSFQCGVMCLRRLNYDRKDLERRREESQVEVKDVLVWTNERVVSWVQAIGLKDYASNLLESGVHGALIALDESFDHNALALLLQIPTQCTQARALLEHEYGHLIAAGTERRLEEDDDKNFRRAPSWRKKFRPKDVRGMSVSASDTLPASFRVSAGDTALLAKKPQLDGGVSGVQRLDSAAVRTYSC; encoded by the exons ATGATGTGCGAGGTGATGCCCACCATCAGCGAGGCGGAGGTCGGCGGTAACGGAAGCGCTCTGGGCTCCGGCTCTCCCGTGCAGACGGACTCTGAGGGCCACTTTGAGTCTCTGATGGTGTCTATGCTGGAGGAGAGAGACCGGCTGCTGGACACGCTCAGAGAGACGCAGGAGAACCTGTGTGTGACGCAGAGCAAACTACACGAGATCAGCCACGAGCGAGACTCGCTGCAGAGACAGCTCAACAGCGCACTGCCACAG GAATTTGCTGCTCTTACGAAGGAAGTGAATATGTGTCGAGAGCAGCTGCTGGAGCGAGAGGAGGAGATCGCCGAGCTCAAAGCAGAAAGAAACAACACGCGC TTGTTGCTGGAGCATCTGGAGTGTCTGGTGTCTCGTCATGAGCGCTCCCTGAGAATGACCGTAGTGAAGCGTCAGGCGCAGTCTCCCGCCGGCGTCTCCAGTGAGGTGGAAGTGCTCAAAGCTCTCAAATCTCTCTTTGAGCACCACAAAGCCCTGGACGAGAAG GTGCGGGAGCGTCTGCGCGTGGCTCTGGAGAGATGCAGCGTGCTGGAGGAACAGCTGACCGCCTCTCATAAAGAG CTGGCGTTTGTTAAGGAGCAGAGCAGTCAGAGGAAGGTGTTTATGGACGGATCAGCAGAAGTGAATCACAGCTCTGATGACGCACCAAACACTAATGGCAAG CAGCGCTTGTCAGACGTCTCTCTGGGTCCAgaggaggattgtgggaagaACGGGGACCTGCAGGAGGCGATGGACAGACAGAGTAAAGAGCTCCTGCACATGAAGGAGCGTGTGGCGACTCTGAGCAGCCGCGTCGCTGAGCTGGAGGAGGACCTGGACACGGCCCGCAAAGACCTCATCAAGTCAGAGGACGTCAACAGCCGCCTGCAGAGAGACATACGCGAG TCTCTGGCTCAGAAGGAGGACATGGAGGAGAGAATCACCACGCTAGAGAAGCGCTACCTGGCGGCTCAGAGGGAAGCCACGTCTGTCCACGACCTCAACGACAAACTGGAGAACGAGATCGCCAACAAGGACTCTCTGTTCTGCCAG GTGGAGGAGAAGAGCCGGCAGCTGCAGGAGCGACTGGAGCTGGCCGAGCAGAAGCTGCAGCAGACCCTACGCAAGGCAGAGACGCTGCCCGAGGTGGAGGCAGAGCTGGCGCAGAGGGTCGTGGCTCTCACTAAG GCGGAGGAGCGTCATGGGAACGTGGAGGAGCGTCTCAGACAGATGGAGGCGCAGCTGGAGGAGAAGAACCAGGAGCTGCTCAGG GCGCGTCAGCGagagaagatgaacgaagagcACAACAAGCGTCTGTCGGAGACGGTGGACAAGCTGCTGTCCGAGTCCAACGAGAGGCTGCAGCTGCACCTGAAGGAGCGCATGTCTGCGCTGGAGGACAAG AACGCTCTGATCCGGGACCTGGAGCACACGAAGAAGCTGATCGAGGAGGCTCATCACGAGAAG GAGCAGCTGCTCATCCAGATCGAGACCATGAGGGCGGAGCACGAGAGGGGCCGCAGCAGGAGCAACTCTCTGCTGCATCATGG GCGTTCTCATGCGAGTGGCACGCCTGATTTTAGGTACCCGGTGTCTGTGTCGTCAGCGATGGACAGTCACTACAGCGGCGCGCTGGTGCTCAGACGACCCCAGAAGGGCCGTGTGTCTGCGCTCCGAGACGAACCCTCCAAG GTGCAGACGCTGGACGAGCAGGAGTGGGATCGGCTGCAGCAGGCTAATGTTCTGGCTAACGTGGCTCACGCGTTTGAGAGCGATATGGACATGTCAGACGTGGAAGATGACAGAGAAACGGTCTTCAGCTCCATGGACCTTCTGTCTCCTGCTGGACAGGCAGACGCTCAGACTCTCGCCCTGATGCTGCAGGAGCAGCTGGACGCCATTAACAACGAGATACG GATGATACAGGAGGAGAAGGAGAACACGACGCTGAGAGCCGAGGAGATCGAGAGCCGTGTGGGCAGCGGAGACGATCTGGGCGGCCGCTTCCGCTCCCTGGCGTCCCTCCCGCCCTCCTTCCACGGTTCATCTCACGGCGAGGCCTCGCCGCCCGGATCGGGTCACTCCACGCCCCGCCGGCCGTCCCGCAGCCCCAGCCGAGAGCTGGACCGCATGGGGGTCATGACCCTG CCTAGCGATTTGCGGAAACATCGTAGGAAG tgtgctCAGGACGATAAAGCCACTATCAGATGTGAGACGTCTCCTCCGTCCACCCCGTCCTCCATCAGACTCCATAAAGGAGCGCTGCACACCGCCAGCCACGAGGACATCAGAGACGTGCGCGG cgcCGGGCTGCAGGACGGAGCGGGCAGTAATcccagcagcagcaacagcagtcAGGACTCGCTCAACAAGGGCGCCAAGAAGAAAAGCATCAAGGTCTCCATCGGCCGTCTGTTCGCAAAGAAGGAGAAGAGTCGACCCAATCCTGTGGGAAAAGAGTCTCCTGTCCCAG TGCCGGCAGGAACGCCTGACGGAAGCGGCTCACCGGACGCCATGACGCTCGGCAAACTGGGCGGCCCTGCAGAGAAGAACAGAAAACTGCAGAAGAA CCCAAACTCAGG ACATGAACTGCTGGAGGAAGCCTGTCGGCAGGGTCTGCCGTTCGCTCAGTGGGACGGACCCACCGTCGTGGTGTGGCTCGAG CTGTGGGTCGGGATGCCCGCGTGGTACGTGGCAGCGTGCCGTGCCAATGTGAAGAGCGGTGCCATCATGTCCGCCCTGTCCGACACCGAGATTCAGCGTGAGATTGGCATCAGCAACCCTCTTCACCGCCTCAAACTACGTCTTGCTATTCAGGAGATCATGTCGCTCACGAGCCCGTCGGCGCCACCTACCTCCAGAACG GAGGACGAGGAGGGCGGCTGGGCCCAG ACTCTGGCCTACGGCGACATGAATCACGAATGGATTGGTAACGACTGGCTGCCGAGCCTCGGCTTACCTCAGTACCGCAGTTACTTCATGGAGTCGCTGGTAGACGCTCGTATGCTGGATCATCTGACCAAAAAAGACCTCCGCAGTCAGCTCAAAATGGTGGACAGTTTCCATAG gaACAGTTTTCAGTGCGGTGTGATGTGTTTGAGACGACTGAACTACGACAGAAAGGACCTTGAGCGAAGACGTGAGGAGTCACAGGTTGAAGTCAAAG ATGTGCTGGTGTGGACGAACGAGCGCGTGGTCAGCTGGGTTCAGGCCATCGGCTTAAAGGACTACGCCAGCAACCTTCTGGAGAGCGGTGTTCATGGAGCGCTCATCGCCTTAGACGAGTCCTTCGACCACAACGCCTTGGCTCTGCTTCTGCAGATCCCTACGCAGTGCACACAG GCGAGAGCGTTACTGGAGCACGAGTACGGTCACCTGATAGCCGCGGGAACAGAGAGGAGACTGGAAGAG GATGACGACAAGAACTTCCGCCGCGCGCCGTCCTGGAGGAAGAAGTTTCGCCCCAAAGACGTGCGCGGGATGAGCGTGAGCGCCTCTGACACGCTGCCTGCGAGCTTCAGGGTGAGCGCCGGAGACACCGCCCTGCTGGCTAAGAAACCGCAGCTGGACG GCGGCGTGAGCGGAGTTCAGCGTCTGGACTCGGCCGCAGTCAGAACATACTCCTGCTGA
- the ppfia1 gene encoding liprin-alpha-1 isoform X8: protein MMCEVMPTISEAEVGGNGSALGSGSPVQTDSEGHFESLMVSMLEERDRLLDTLRETQENLCVTQSKLHEISHERDSLQRQLNSALPQEFAALTKEVNMCREQLLEREEEIAELKAERNNTRLLLEHLECLVSRHERSLRMTVVKRQAQSPAGVSSEVEVLKALKSLFEHHKALDEKVRERLRVALERCSVLEEQLTASHKELAFVKEQSSQRKVFMDGSAEVNHSSDDAPNTNGKQRLSDVSLGPEEDCGKNGDLQEAMDRQSKELLHMKERVATLSSRVAELEEDLDTARKDLIKSEDVNSRLQRDIRESLAQKEDMEERITTLEKRYLAAQREATSVHDLNDKLENEIANKDSLFCQVEEKSRQLQERLELAEQKLQQTLRKAETLPEVEAELAQRVVALTKAEERHGNVEERLRQMEAQLEEKNQELLRARQREKMNEEHNKRLSETVDKLLSESNERLQLHLKERMSALEDKNALIRDLEHTKKLIEEAHHEKEQLLIQIETMRAEHERGRSRSNSLLHHGRSHASGTPDFRYPVSVSSAMDSHYSGALVLRRPQKGRVSALRDEPSKVQTLDEQEWDRLQQANVLANVAHAFESDMDMSDVEDDRETVFSSMDLLSPAGQADAQTLALMLQEQLDAINNEIRMIQEEKENTTLRAEEIESRVGSGDDLGGRFRSLASLPPSFHGSSHGEASPPGSGHSTPRRPSRSPSRELDRMGVMTLPSDLRKHRRKCAQDDKATIRCETSPPSTPSSIRLHKGALHTASHEDIRDVRGAGLQDGAGSNPSSSNSSQDSLNKGAKKKSIKVSIGRLFAKKEKSRPNPVGKESPVPVPAGTPDGSGSPDAMTLGKLGGPAEKNRKLQKKHELLEEACRQGLPFAQWDGPTVVVWLELWVGMPAWYVAACRANVKSGAIMSALSDTEIQREIGISNPLHRLKLRLAIQEIMSLTSPSAPPTSRTTLAYGDMNHEWIGNDWLPSLGLPQYRSYFMESLVDARMLDHLTKKDLRSQLKMVDSFHRNSFQCGVMCLRRLNYDRKDLERRREESQVEVKDVLVWTNERVVSWVQAIGLKDYASNLLESGVHGALIALDESFDHNALALLLQIPTQCTQARALLEHEYGHLIAAGTERRLEEDDDKNFRRAPSWRKKFRPKDVRGMSVSASDTLPASFRVSAGDTALLAKKPQLDGGVSGVQRLDSAAVRTYSC, encoded by the exons ATGATGTGCGAGGTGATGCCCACCATCAGCGAGGCGGAGGTCGGCGGTAACGGAAGCGCTCTGGGCTCCGGCTCTCCCGTGCAGACGGACTCTGAGGGCCACTTTGAGTCTCTGATGGTGTCTATGCTGGAGGAGAGAGACCGGCTGCTGGACACGCTCAGAGAGACGCAGGAGAACCTGTGTGTGACGCAGAGCAAACTACACGAGATCAGCCACGAGCGAGACTCGCTGCAGAGACAGCTCAACAGCGCACTGCCACAG GAATTTGCTGCTCTTACGAAGGAAGTGAATATGTGTCGAGAGCAGCTGCTGGAGCGAGAGGAGGAGATCGCCGAGCTCAAAGCAGAAAGAAACAACACGCGC TTGTTGCTGGAGCATCTGGAGTGTCTGGTGTCTCGTCATGAGCGCTCCCTGAGAATGACCGTAGTGAAGCGTCAGGCGCAGTCTCCCGCCGGCGTCTCCAGTGAGGTGGAAGTGCTCAAAGCTCTCAAATCTCTCTTTGAGCACCACAAAGCCCTGGACGAGAAG GTGCGGGAGCGTCTGCGCGTGGCTCTGGAGAGATGCAGCGTGCTGGAGGAACAGCTGACCGCCTCTCATAAAGAG CTGGCGTTTGTTAAGGAGCAGAGCAGTCAGAGGAAGGTGTTTATGGACGGATCAGCAGAAGTGAATCACAGCTCTGATGACGCACCAAACACTAATGGCAAG CAGCGCTTGTCAGACGTCTCTCTGGGTCCAgaggaggattgtgggaagaACGGGGACCTGCAGGAGGCGATGGACAGACAGAGTAAAGAGCTCCTGCACATGAAGGAGCGTGTGGCGACTCTGAGCAGCCGCGTCGCTGAGCTGGAGGAGGACCTGGACACGGCCCGCAAAGACCTCATCAAGTCAGAGGACGTCAACAGCCGCCTGCAGAGAGACATACGCGAG TCTCTGGCTCAGAAGGAGGACATGGAGGAGAGAATCACCACGCTAGAGAAGCGCTACCTGGCGGCTCAGAGGGAAGCCACGTCTGTCCACGACCTCAACGACAAACTGGAGAACGAGATCGCCAACAAGGACTCTCTGTTCTGCCAG GTGGAGGAGAAGAGCCGGCAGCTGCAGGAGCGACTGGAGCTGGCCGAGCAGAAGCTGCAGCAGACCCTACGCAAGGCAGAGACGCTGCCCGAGGTGGAGGCAGAGCTGGCGCAGAGGGTCGTGGCTCTCACTAAG GCGGAGGAGCGTCATGGGAACGTGGAGGAGCGTCTCAGACAGATGGAGGCGCAGCTGGAGGAGAAGAACCAGGAGCTGCTCAGG GCGCGTCAGCGagagaagatgaacgaagagcACAACAAGCGTCTGTCGGAGACGGTGGACAAGCTGCTGTCCGAGTCCAACGAGAGGCTGCAGCTGCACCTGAAGGAGCGCATGTCTGCGCTGGAGGACAAG AACGCTCTGATCCGGGACCTGGAGCACACGAAGAAGCTGATCGAGGAGGCTCATCACGAGAAG GAGCAGCTGCTCATCCAGATCGAGACCATGAGGGCGGAGCACGAGAGGGGCCGCAGCAGGAGCAACTCTCTGCTGCATCATGG GCGTTCTCATGCGAGTGGCACGCCTGATTTTAGGTACCCGGTGTCTGTGTCGTCAGCGATGGACAGTCACTACAGCGGCGCGCTGGTGCTCAGACGACCCCAGAAGGGCCGTGTGTCTGCGCTCCGAGACGAACCCTCCAAG GTGCAGACGCTGGACGAGCAGGAGTGGGATCGGCTGCAGCAGGCTAATGTTCTGGCTAACGTGGCTCACGCGTTTGAGAGCGATATGGACATGTCAGACGTGGAAGATGACAGAGAAACGGTCTTCAGCTCCATGGACCTTCTGTCTCCTGCTGGACAGGCAGACGCTCAGACTCTCGCCCTGATGCTGCAGGAGCAGCTGGACGCCATTAACAACGAGATACG GATGATACAGGAGGAGAAGGAGAACACGACGCTGAGAGCCGAGGAGATCGAGAGCCGTGTGGGCAGCGGAGACGATCTGGGCGGCCGCTTCCGCTCCCTGGCGTCCCTCCCGCCCTCCTTCCACGGTTCATCTCACGGCGAGGCCTCGCCGCCCGGATCGGGTCACTCCACGCCCCGCCGGCCGTCCCGCAGCCCCAGCCGAGAGCTGGACCGCATGGGGGTCATGACCCTG CCTAGCGATTTGCGGAAACATCGTAGGAAG tgtgctCAGGACGATAAAGCCACTATCAGATGTGAGACGTCTCCTCCGTCCACCCCGTCCTCCATCAGACTCCATAAAGGAGCGCTGCACACCGCCAGCCACGAGGACATCAGAGACGTGCGCGG cgcCGGGCTGCAGGACGGAGCGGGCAGTAATcccagcagcagcaacagcagtcAGGACTCGCTCAACAAGGGCGCCAAGAAGAAAAGCATCAAGGTCTCCATCGGCCGTCTGTTCGCAAAGAAGGAGAAGAGTCGACCCAATCCTGTGGGAAAAGAGTCTCCTGTCCCAG TGCCGGCAGGAACGCCTGACGGAAGCGGCTCACCGGACGCCATGACGCTCGGCAAACTGGGCGGCCCTGCAGAGAAGAACAGAAAACTGCAGAAGAA ACATGAACTGCTGGAGGAAGCCTGTCGGCAGGGTCTGCCGTTCGCTCAGTGGGACGGACCCACCGTCGTGGTGTGGCTCGAG CTGTGGGTCGGGATGCCCGCGTGGTACGTGGCAGCGTGCCGTGCCAATGTGAAGAGCGGTGCCATCATGTCCGCCCTGTCCGACACCGAGATTCAGCGTGAGATTGGCATCAGCAACCCTCTTCACCGCCTCAAACTACGTCTTGCTATTCAGGAGATCATGTCGCTCACGAGCCCGTCGGCGCCACCTACCTCCAGAACG ACTCTGGCCTACGGCGACATGAATCACGAATGGATTGGTAACGACTGGCTGCCGAGCCTCGGCTTACCTCAGTACCGCAGTTACTTCATGGAGTCGCTGGTAGACGCTCGTATGCTGGATCATCTGACCAAAAAAGACCTCCGCAGTCAGCTCAAAATGGTGGACAGTTTCCATAG gaACAGTTTTCAGTGCGGTGTGATGTGTTTGAGACGACTGAACTACGACAGAAAGGACCTTGAGCGAAGACGTGAGGAGTCACAGGTTGAAGTCAAAG ATGTGCTGGTGTGGACGAACGAGCGCGTGGTCAGCTGGGTTCAGGCCATCGGCTTAAAGGACTACGCCAGCAACCTTCTGGAGAGCGGTGTTCATGGAGCGCTCATCGCCTTAGACGAGTCCTTCGACCACAACGCCTTGGCTCTGCTTCTGCAGATCCCTACGCAGTGCACACAG GCGAGAGCGTTACTGGAGCACGAGTACGGTCACCTGATAGCCGCGGGAACAGAGAGGAGACTGGAAGAG GATGACGACAAGAACTTCCGCCGCGCGCCGTCCTGGAGGAAGAAGTTTCGCCCCAAAGACGTGCGCGGGATGAGCGTGAGCGCCTCTGACACGCTGCCTGCGAGCTTCAGGGTGAGCGCCGGAGACACCGCCCTGCTGGCTAAGAAACCGCAGCTGGACG GCGGCGTGAGCGGAGTTCAGCGTCTGGACTCGGCCGCAGTCAGAACATACTCCTGCTGA